The Deltaproteobacteria bacterium CG11_big_fil_rev_8_21_14_0_20_42_23 genome contains the following window.
AAGCTCAACCCAATTCTTAAGTGCACCAAAATAATTTCCCCAATGCAATTTTCCGGTTGGCCGCATGCCACTGACAAGTCGTTTTTTCTTCATTCTCTTCCCATCTCTTTTTTAAGGTAACATCCACTTCGCCACCACGAAAACTGGAATCAGCACATAGCGCAATAAACCTGCAATAAAAAGGACTAACAAAATAACCATTCCATATCGTGAAAACTGATCAAAGCCGTGCACCATGCGTTCTGGAAGCAGGCCTCTTAGCACAGCACTGCCATCTAAGGGAAAGAAAGGCAGCATGTTGAAGGCAGCAAACAAGAGATTGATGATCACTCCCATTTCTAAGATAGATTTAATGCCAATGAGAACCGAAAAAGAAGTTGTGCCAGATTCAGGAAACGTTGAAAAAACTTGCGGAATCAAGGCCAAAAGCGCCCAAGACAAAGCTGCGCAAACACTTGCCACAACGATGTTTGAAAGCGGTCCAACCGCTGCAATCCACAAGTGATCTTTACGCGGATTTTTGAGTCTATTTCCATTTACCGGAACAGGCTTTCCCCATCCGATAATCGGAAAACCGGTCAAAATCCCAAAAATGGGCAAGAAGGCAGTTCCAATCACATCCATGTGCGGCAGCGGATTCAACGTAACGCGGCCCAAGTCTTTTGCCGTACTATCGCCAAAACGATTGGACATCCATGCATGTGCCGTTTCATGAACAGAAAGCGAAAACAAAAAAAGCGGATAAAAGAGGAACAATTGTATGATTCTATCGTGCATAGGCTGCAGGGTTTACGGTTAAGCACTTGATTTGTCAATGCTTCTCGTCTGCGGGAGAAAGGCCTTCTCACCCGCGTGGATGGAATTTTTTGTGGAGGGCTTTTATGTGTTTCTTGGAGACGTGAGTGTAGATTTGCGTGCTAGCGATATCGGCGTGGCCCAAGAGCAATTGGAGCGAGCGCAAGTCGGCTCCGTTTTCCATCATGTGTGTTGCGAACGAGTGCCGCAAGATGTGAGGTGTAACGCGTTTTGTGATGCCCGCAAGCTTTGCATATTTTTTTACCAACATCCACAAACGTTGACGAGTTAAGGTTTTCCCGCCTCTTCCTACAAACACCGCATTGGTGCTTTTGCCCTTCAAGAGTTGTGGC
Protein-coding sequences here:
- a CDS encoding site-2 protease family protein — encoded protein: MHDRIIQLFLFYPLFLFSLSVHETAHAWMSNRFGDSTAKDLGRVTLNPLPHMDVIGTAFLPIFGILTGFPIIGWGKPVPVNGNRLKNPRKDHLWIAAVGPLSNIVVASVCAALSWALLALIPQVFSTFPESGTTSFSVLIGIKSILEMGVIINLLFAAFNMLPFFPLDGSAVLRGLLPERMVHGFDQFSRYGMVILLVLFIAGLLRYVLIPVFVVAKWMLP